The following proteins are encoded in a genomic region of archaeon CG10_big_fil_rev_8_21_14_0_10_43_11:
- a CDS encoding 50S ribosomal protein L24e encodes MKCSFCEKDIDKGTGKQYFKADGTTYNFCSRKCQKNMLVLKRKPLKVKWVTKR; translated from the coding sequence ATGAAGTGCAGTTTTTGCGAAAAAGACATTGACAAAGGAACAGGAAAACAATACTTCAAAGCAGACGGAACAACGTACAATTTCTGTTCACGAAAATGCCAAAAAAACATGCTGGTACTTAAACGAAAACCCCTCAAAGTAAAATGGGTGACAAAGAGATGA
- a CDS encoding 30S ribosomal protein S28e → MKDVEIKDEDVDEETFTAIGAPAKVVEIVGRVGVRGEATQVRCKIIDGSSKGKVVRRNVKGPVRMDDLLMLKQVELEAQPLNGKRR, encoded by the coding sequence ATGAAAGACGTTGAAATCAAAGATGAAGACGTCGATGAAGAAACCTTTACCGCAATAGGCGCGCCTGCAAAAGTTGTTGAAATTGTAGGGCGCGTAGGCGTGCGAGGAGAAGCAACGCAAGTGCGCTGCAAAATCATTGACGGCTCAAGTAAAGGAAAAGTGGTGCGAAGAAACGTAAAAGGACCGGTTCGAATGGATGACCTACTCATGCTCAAACAAGTTGAACTTGAAGCACAACCACTAAACGGCAAGAGGAGATAA